The Halanaerobium saccharolyticum subsp. saccharolyticum DSM 6643 DNA window CCTAAAGGAGTATTGATGGTTGGCCCTCCAGGAACTGGTAAAACCTTAATGGCAAAAGCAGTTGCAGGAGAAGCTGGTGTTCCATTCTTCTTTATCAGTGGATCTGATTTTGTGGAAATGTTCGTTGGTGTTGGAGCATCTCGAGTCAGAGATTTATTTGAAAAAGGTAAAAAGAATTCACCTTGTATTATCTTTATTGATGAACTTGATGCTGTTGGTCGTCAACGTGGTGCTGGCCTTGGAGGCGGACACGATGAGAGAGAACAGACATTAAATCAACTTTTAGTTGAAATGGATGGTTTTGAACCAAATGAGGGTATAATATTAATGGCTGCTACAAATAGACCGGATGTATTAGATCCTGCTTTATTAAGACCTGGACGTTTTGATAGACAGGTAATGGTTGATAAACCAGATAGATTGGGAAGACAGAAAATATTAGAAATTCATGTAAAAAATAAACCTTTAGATGATAATATTGATTTGGAAATCTTGGCTAAAAGAACTCCAGGCTTTACTGGTGCAGATATGGAGAATTTGGCTAATGAAGCTGCAATTTTAGCTGCTAGAAGATCGAAAAAAATTATTGCAATGAAGGAATTTGATGATGCAATTGATAGAGTGATTGCAGGCCCAGCCAAGAAAAGCAGAATTGTAACTGATGAAGAGAAAAATCTTGTTTCCTATCATGAAACAGGACATGCTTTATTGGGTGAGTTATTAGAACATGCTGATCGCACACATAAAGTAACAATAATTCCTCGTGGTAGAGCGGGTGGATTTACTGTTCCACTTCCCTCAGATGATCAGAACTTTATGACTAAAGGACAACTTCTGGATAAAGTTACCAGTTTAATGGGAGGAAGAGCTGCAGAATCTATTTTCCTTGATGATATTAGTACAGGTGCTCAGAATGATATAGAAAGAGCAACTAAAATTATTAGAGCAATGGTAACTGAATATGGTAT harbors:
- the ftsH gene encoding ATP-dependent zinc metalloprotease FtsH — translated: MNKFVKNIGFYLILIAISILVAQFFMQQGPSTIEEFTYTNLLQEVEADNINEVTIIGNQEVTGTFNNKEFKVPVPPEAIPSLMQELRAGDVNIKTEPQPTTPWWINILSYILPVVILIVAWIFIMQKMQGGGSKMMSFGKSKAKLNESDVNVTFEDVANYDEVKEELQEVIQFLQKPDKFTELGAEVPKGVLMVGPPGTGKTLMAKAVAGEAGVPFFFISGSDFVEMFVGVGASRVRDLFEKGKKNSPCIIFIDELDAVGRQRGAGLGGGHDEREQTLNQLLVEMDGFEPNEGIILMAATNRPDVLDPALLRPGRFDRQVMVDKPDRLGRQKILEIHVKNKPLDDNIDLEILAKRTPGFTGADMENLANEAAILAARRSKKIIAMKEFDDAIDRVIAGPAKKSRIVTDEEKNLVSYHETGHALLGELLEHADRTHKVTIIPRGRAGGFTVPLPSDDQNFMTKGQLLDKVTSLMGGRAAESIFLDDISTGAQNDIERATKIIRAMVTEYGMSENLGPLTLGQKHDQQVFLGRDISRQRNYSEEVAARIDKEISKMVEECYSKAERLLRDNSETVENIVSALKEHETLNSDQIKRIMRGEEITGDPDKDRIEEDDSDGDQDNQESIITTFKPEPQNA